In Streptomyces sp. NBC_01707, a genomic segment contains:
- a CDS encoding HEAT repeat domain-containing protein, which yields MFAGIDEVEWASMEHAYGPADDVPGLLRGLASGDPAEREGALDGMYGAVHHQGDVYACTLACIPFLFELVADPGIQDRGSIVELLTSIGGIDLDEDDEEELDEEEIQGAANYAMAAAAVTAGAGVFFELIADEDPGVRLAAPLALATLHGHPVRVLALLRERLPVEPDEEVRLALVEAAGRVALRHSPLAGQAADWLSRLAAESYAPGLRLAALAQLARCAPEALPGDVVRVVAGLLRRLRADPAGAADGADPVVTAGPGDDPGPAADATEERVAPVTLVGQLRALSAAESAGRTAPWTADLLRTLHVGLDDRVADRTALLTDQLRSPDLRQRIDAVRMSAGLIRAWRGSYEELVRLVGEQLASPEPKLTEAASHVLEELFGLAAPAADALAARVAADPGAWVKDWASGPPGLGSTVKALARLGDPRALPALAAALERPEVPHDVGFAIGHLGAAAAPLAGVLRRRLGEIALDEGAYDRANPLLFGLTALRAGEAAPEVLRVLRGAPEYRGEWLRTSALRALGSFGSAAHCAVPELRALIRRPGTAAATEAAQALWAVDGDAEAVLPVLIEGLRAEHAHERRSAVTALGGLGARAEATAPWLRALLSHDELWLRVDAAIALWEVSGRTEGSVPVMLAAWEKNRHVRVRVAECLARMGTAGAGSDAAHVLRAELASVRRHNAMDGGYGSHDTYEDEKLLALCRRALPGNTGKGPTT from the coding sequence GTGTTCGCGGGGATCGACGAGGTCGAATGGGCCTCGATGGAGCATGCGTACGGGCCTGCCGACGATGTGCCCGGGCTGCTGCGGGGGCTGGCGTCCGGCGATCCGGCGGAGCGCGAGGGAGCGCTGGACGGCATGTACGGGGCCGTGCACCACCAGGGCGATGTGTACGCCTGCACACTCGCCTGCATCCCGTTTCTCTTCGAGCTGGTCGCGGATCCGGGCATCCAGGACCGCGGCAGCATCGTCGAGCTGCTCACCAGCATCGGTGGCATCGATCTGGACGAGGACGACGAGGAGGAGCTCGACGAGGAGGAGATCCAGGGCGCGGCCAACTACGCGATGGCCGCCGCCGCCGTCACCGCCGGCGCCGGGGTGTTCTTCGAGCTGATCGCCGACGAGGACCCGGGGGTACGACTCGCCGCGCCGCTGGCGCTCGCCACACTGCACGGCCACCCGGTGCGGGTCCTCGCCCTGCTGCGGGAGCGGCTGCCGGTGGAGCCGGACGAGGAGGTACGGCTCGCGCTCGTGGAGGCCGCCGGGCGCGTCGCGCTGCGGCACAGCCCGCTGGCCGGACAGGCGGCCGACTGGCTGAGCCGGCTCGCCGCGGAGTCGTACGCGCCGGGGCTGCGGCTGGCCGCCCTCGCGCAGCTGGCCAGGTGCGCGCCGGAAGCACTGCCGGGCGATGTCGTACGGGTGGTGGCGGGACTGCTGCGCCGGCTGCGCGCGGATCCGGCCGGCGCAGCCGACGGGGCGGATCCGGTGGTCACCGCCGGGCCGGGGGACGATCCGGGGCCGGCCGCCGATGCCACCGAGGAGCGAGTCGCGCCGGTGACCCTGGTGGGTCAGCTGCGGGCGCTGTCCGCCGCCGAGTCCGCGGGGCGTACCGCCCCCTGGACGGCGGATCTGCTGCGGACACTGCATGTCGGACTCGACGACCGGGTCGCCGACCGGACGGCGCTGCTGACCGATCAGCTGCGCAGCCCCGACCTGCGGCAGCGGATCGACGCGGTGCGGATGAGCGCCGGGCTGATACGGGCCTGGCGGGGCTCGTACGAGGAGCTCGTCCGGCTCGTCGGCGAACAGCTCGCTTCCCCCGAGCCGAAACTGACCGAGGCCGCCTCGCATGTGCTGGAGGAGCTCTTCGGGCTCGCCGCGCCGGCCGCGGACGCGCTGGCGGCGCGGGTGGCGGCGGACCCCGGGGCCTGGGTGAAGGATTGGGCGAGCGGACCGCCGGGGCTCGGCAGCACGGTGAAGGCGCTGGCCCGGCTGGGTGACCCCCGTGCCCTGCCCGCGCTGGCCGCCGCCCTGGAGCGTCCCGAGGTGCCGCATGACGTGGGGTTCGCCATCGGACATCTGGGGGCGGCGGCGGCGCCGCTGGCCGGGGTGCTGCGCCGCAGGCTCGGCGAGATCGCTCTCGACGAGGGGGCGTACGACCGGGCGAATCCGCTGCTCTTCGGGCTGACCGCGCTGCGGGCGGGCGAGGCCGCACCGGAGGTGCTGCGGGTGCTGCGCGGTGCGCCGGAGTATCGCGGGGAGTGGTTGCGGACGTCGGCGCTGCGGGCGCTCGGCTCGTTCGGCTCCGCCGCGCACTGCGCCGTACCGGAGCTGCGGGCGCTGATTCGCCGCCCCGGGACCGCGGCGGCGACGGAGGCCGCACAGGCGCTGTGGGCGGTCGACGGGGATGCGGAGGCCGTGCTGCCGGTGCTGATCGAGGGGCTCCGGGCCGAGCATGCGCACGAGCGGCGGTCGGCGGTGACCGCGCTGGGCGGACTGGGGGCCCGGGCGGAAGCGACAGCGCCATGGTTGCGGGCCCTGCTGTCGCACGACGAGCTGTGGCTGCGGGTGGATGCGGCGATCGCGCTGTGGGAGGTGTCCGGCCGGACCGAGGGGTCCGTGCCGGTCATGCTGGCTGCCTGGGAGAAGAATCGCCATGTCAGGGTCCGGGTGGCCGAATGCCTGGCGCGGATGGGTACTGCTGGTGCAGGGTCGGATGCGGCACACGTGCTGCGTGCCGAACTCGCCTCCGTCCGCCGTCACAACGCGATGGACGGCGGGTACGGCAGCCACGACACATACGAGGACGAAAAGCTGCTGGCACTCTGCCGGCGAGCGCTCCCGGGGAACACGGGGAAGGGGCCCACAACGTGA
- a CDS encoding SpoIIE family protein phosphatase/ATP-binding protein produces MVDHSDRSRSRSVRSLSGRRPRSVARQVFVLQAVVIVLLVAGAVLALVLQSFHDAEIEAERRSVAAAESFAHSPGIVDVLKSPDPSKVLQPLTEEARKLAGVDFIVVTDTHGIRYTHPRPELIGKKFVGNIKPSLEGEVHVEDVQGPLGHEVQAIVPVTAPDHSVVGLVSAGLRVKNVANTVSRQLVVIFASGAAALALATGGAALVAKRLRRQTHGLDPAQMTRMYEHHDAVLHSVREGVLIVGRDGRLLLANDEAERLLDLPPDAQGRRVEELESLDPATAELLVSGRVATDEVYLAGDRMLVVNQRRTDHNGGSLGTVATLRDSTQLLALSGKVDAANERLRLLYDAGLGIGTTLDVARTAEELAEMSVPRFADFVTVDLANAVLLGEEPTGTAADMCRVAVSGIRNDHPLYPRGELITFLPSTPQARGFATGRSVVVPDLASAPGWRAQDPERTDDVIAYGIHSLLTTPLQARGVVLGMANFWRSREAGKFDEEDRSLAEELVARAAVSIDNARRYAREHALAVMLQRSLLPRALPEQNALDVAHRYLPAQSGVSGDWFDVIPLSGNRVALVVGDVVGHGLHAAATMGRLRTAVHNFSTLDLPPDELLGHLDDLVDRIDREEGTTDVGVGVVGATCLYAIYDPVSRHCTMARAGHHLPALVQPDGRVEFPDLPAGPPLGLGGMPFKTAELDLAVGAQLVLYTDGLIEDRTRDIDVGMELLRQALAHVGRSPEQHCGAVLDALLPAQAQDDVALLIARTRALSPDQIAEWDVPLDPAAVAGIRAAVAERLDEWDLSELAFTTELILSELITNAIRHASAPIRVRLLRDRNLICEVSDGSSTSPHLRYAATTDEGGRGLFLVSQIAEHWGTRYTPEGKVIWAQQPLPGATDSP; encoded by the coding sequence ATGGTCGACCATTCCGACCGATCCCGGAGCAGATCGGTTCGGTCACTGAGCGGCAGGCGTCCGCGAAGCGTAGCCCGGCAGGTGTTCGTCCTGCAGGCGGTGGTCATTGTCCTGCTCGTGGCGGGCGCGGTTCTTGCGCTGGTCCTCCAGTCGTTTCACGACGCCGAGATCGAGGCGGAGCGCCGCTCGGTGGCGGCAGCGGAGTCGTTCGCACACTCTCCGGGGATCGTGGACGTGCTGAAATCTCCCGATCCCTCGAAAGTGCTGCAGCCGCTCACCGAGGAGGCGCGGAAGCTGGCCGGGGTCGACTTCATCGTGGTGACGGACACCCACGGGATTCGCTACACACACCCCCGACCGGAGCTCATCGGGAAGAAATTCGTCGGCAACATCAAACCCTCGCTGGAGGGCGAGGTCCACGTGGAGGACGTCCAAGGCCCCCTCGGCCACGAGGTCCAGGCGATCGTCCCCGTCACCGCTCCCGACCACTCGGTCGTGGGCCTGGTGTCCGCAGGCCTCAGGGTCAAGAACGTCGCCAACACGGTCAGCAGGCAGCTGGTGGTCATCTTTGCCAGCGGTGCCGCCGCGCTCGCCCTGGCCACGGGCGGGGCCGCGCTGGTGGCCAAGCGGTTGCGCAGGCAGACCCACGGGCTCGATCCCGCCCAGATGACACGTATGTACGAGCACCATGACGCGGTGCTGCACTCCGTCCGCGAAGGAGTGCTCATCGTCGGACGCGACGGTCGGCTGCTGCTGGCGAACGACGAGGCCGAACGGCTGCTCGATCTGCCCCCCGATGCCCAGGGACGCCGGGTCGAGGAACTGGAGAGCCTCGACCCGGCCACGGCGGAGCTGCTCGTCTCCGGTCGCGTGGCCACGGACGAGGTGTACCTGGCCGGGGACCGGATGCTGGTGGTGAACCAGCGGCGCACGGACCACAACGGAGGCTCTCTGGGAACGGTGGCCACCCTGCGCGACTCCACCCAGCTCCTGGCGCTGTCGGGCAAGGTGGATGCGGCGAACGAGCGCCTCAGGCTGCTGTACGACGCGGGGCTGGGCATCGGCACCACTCTCGACGTGGCGCGCACGGCCGAGGAGCTGGCCGAGATGTCCGTCCCCCGTTTCGCGGACTTCGTCACCGTCGACCTCGCCAACGCCGTCCTGCTCGGCGAGGAGCCCACCGGAACGGCCGCAGACATGTGCCGCGTGGCCGTCAGCGGTATCCGCAACGACCACCCGCTCTACCCGCGCGGCGAGCTCATCACCTTCCTTCCCTCCACGCCCCAGGCTCGTGGATTCGCCACCGGCCGGTCGGTGGTGGTGCCCGACCTGGCCTCCGCGCCCGGCTGGCGTGCTCAGGACCCGGAACGCACGGACGACGTCATCGCGTACGGGATCCACTCACTCCTCACGACGCCGCTCCAGGCACGGGGCGTGGTTCTCGGCATGGCCAACTTCTGGCGCTCGCGGGAAGCCGGAAAGTTCGACGAGGAGGACCGGTCACTCGCCGAGGAGCTGGTCGCCCGCGCCGCGGTCAGCATCGACAACGCCCGCCGGTACGCCCGCGAACACGCCCTGGCGGTCATGTTGCAGCGCAGCCTGCTGCCGCGCGCTCTGCCCGAGCAGAACGCCCTGGATGTAGCCCACCGCTATCTGCCCGCTCAGTCGGGAGTCAGCGGTGACTGGTTCGACGTGATCCCGCTGTCGGGCAACCGCGTCGCCCTCGTCGTCGGTGATGTGGTCGGCCATGGACTGCATGCCGCCGCGACCATGGGGCGGCTCCGCACCGCGGTGCACAACTTCTCCACGCTCGATCTGCCGCCCGACGAGCTCCTCGGCCACCTCGACGATCTCGTCGACCGCATCGACAGGGAAGAGGGGACCACGGACGTCGGTGTCGGGGTCGTGGGAGCGACCTGCCTGTATGCGATCTACGATCCCGTCTCCCGGCACTGCACCATGGCCCGCGCCGGGCATCACCTCCCCGCGCTGGTCCAGCCCGACGGCAGAGTGGAGTTCCCCGACCTTCCTGCCGGGCCGCCACTGGGACTCGGCGGCATGCCGTTCAAGACGGCCGAACTGGATCTGGCCGTGGGTGCTCAGCTGGTCCTCTACACCGACGGGCTGATCGAGGACCGCACCCGGGACATCGACGTGGGGATGGAGCTGCTCCGCCAGGCTCTGGCCCATGTCGGCCGATCGCCGGAACAACACTGCGGGGCGGTGCTCGACGCACTCCTTCCCGCCCAGGCCCAGGACGACGTGGCACTGCTCATCGCCCGCACCCGCGCGCTCTCCCCCGACCAGATCGCCGAGTGGGACGTCCCGCTCGACCCCGCCGCGGTGGCCGGGATACGCGCCGCGGTCGCCGAGAGGCTCGACGAATGGGATCTGTCGGAGCTGGCGTTCACCACGGAGCTGATACTCAGCGAGCTGATCACCAACGCCATCCGCCACGCCTCCGCGCCGATCCGGGTGCGGCTTCTGCGTGACCGCAACCTGATCTGCGAGGTGTCCGACGGCAGCAGCACCTCACCCCATCTGAGGTACGCGGCTACGACGGACGAGGGAGGCCGTGGTCTGTTCCTCGTCTCGCAGATCGCCGAGCACTGGGGCACGCGGTACACCCCTGAAGGCAAGGTCATCTGGGCGCAGCAGCCGCTGCCCGGAGCCACGGACAGTCCTTGA
- a CDS encoding Ku protein, translating to MRSIWNGAISFGLVSIPIKLVNATESHSISFRQIHLADGGRIRYRKVCELDEQEVTAAEIGKAYEDADGTMIPITDEDLASLPLPTAKTIEIVAFVSATEIDPLQMDAAYYLSANGVPAAKPYTLLREALKRSRKVAVAKYALRGRERLGMLRVVDDVIAMHGLLWPDEIRATDGVAPESDVTVRDAELDLADALMATLGEVDMDTLHDDYREAVETLIASKASGEALQPAASGEPGGGKVLDLIAALENSVRAAKEARGEEPGEAEGAPVAKVTSLAGRKKSGGTGAKKKAASAAKSTGRKAAGKKTTPGRTPAKKTTARSATKSATKKTTANTAAKTAKSATGAKPAARKASPKKRASA from the coding sequence GTGAGGTCCATTTGGAACGGCGCGATCTCCTTCGGGCTGGTCAGCATCCCGATCAAGCTGGTCAACGCCACGGAGAGCCACTCGATCTCCTTCCGCCAGATCCACCTCGCCGACGGCGGCCGGATCCGCTACCGGAAGGTCTGTGAACTCGACGAGCAGGAGGTGACGGCCGCCGAGATCGGCAAGGCGTACGAGGACGCCGACGGCACGATGATCCCGATCACCGACGAGGACCTGGCCTCGCTCCCGCTTCCCACCGCCAAGACGATCGAGATCGTCGCATTCGTGTCGGCCACCGAGATCGACCCGCTCCAGATGGACGCGGCGTACTACCTCTCCGCCAACGGAGTCCCGGCGGCCAAGCCGTACACCCTGCTGCGCGAGGCCCTGAAGCGGAGCCGGAAGGTCGCGGTGGCCAAGTACGCACTGCGCGGCCGTGAACGGCTCGGCATGCTGCGCGTGGTCGACGACGTGATCGCCATGCACGGCCTGCTCTGGCCCGACGAGATCCGTGCCACCGACGGCGTGGCCCCGGAGTCCGACGTCACGGTCCGTGACGCCGAACTCGATCTGGCCGACGCCCTGATGGCCACCCTCGGTGAGGTCGACATGGACACGCTCCATGACGACTATCGCGAGGCGGTGGAGACCCTCATCGCCTCGAAGGCCTCCGGCGAGGCGTTGCAGCCCGCCGCCTCCGGCGAGCCCGGCGGCGGCAAGGTGCTCGACCTGATCGCGGCGCTGGAGAACAGCGTCCGGGCGGCGAAGGAAGCTCGCGGCGAGGAGCCGGGAGAGGCGGAGGGCGCCCCGGTGGCCAAGGTCACCTCACTCGCAGGACGCAAGAAGAGCGGCGGAACCGGGGCGAAGAAGAAGGCTGCCTCCGCGGCCAAGAGCACCGGACGGAAGGCCGCCGGGAAGAAGACGACGCCGGGCAGAACGCCCGCCAAGAAGACCACGGCACGGTCGGCGACGAAGTCGGCCACGAAGAAGACGACAGCGAACACGGCCGCAAAGACAGCGAAGTCGGCAACGGGCGCGAAGCCGGCGGCCAGGAAGGCATCTCCCAAGAAGCGCGCCTCGGCCTGA
- a CDS encoding zinc-ribbon domain-containing protein, with protein sequence MIIFGTRGYLYQLAVLTLVCGWCGNPAAHTLRKRVTKFTLFFVPLFPFSTKYATQCTFCGGEQKIPKEQAEQLLAQHVAAQDGNPFGQTQQPGYAQDGQNPYQH encoded by the coding sequence GTGATCATCTTTGGTACGCGAGGCTATCTCTATCAACTGGCCGTCCTGACGCTTGTCTGCGGCTGGTGCGGCAACCCGGCCGCGCACACGCTGCGCAAGCGGGTCACGAAGTTCACGCTGTTCTTCGTGCCGCTGTTCCCGTTCTCGACGAAGTACGCGACGCAGTGCACGTTCTGCGGCGGCGAGCAGAAGATCCCGAAGGAGCAGGCCGAGCAGCTGCTGGCGCAGCACGTGGCGGCACAGGACGGCAACCCGTTCGGGCAGACGCAGCAGCCGGGGTACGCGCAGGACGGGCAGAACCCCTACCAGCACTGA
- the ligD gene encoding non-homologous end-joining DNA ligase, producing the protein MTPITEVEGRRLALSNLDKVLYPATGTTKGEVLHYYAVTAADALLAHLHNRPVSFLRYPDGPDGQRFFTKNPPPGTPSWVRIAEVPRHAAQQNRQVVVQDLASLMWAANLVVEFHTPQWQADAPGIADRMVFDLDPGAPATVVECCRVALWLRERLAADGLSAYGKTSGSKGLHLLVPLEPTPADRVSAYAKRLAVEAEQDHPDLVVHRMTRALRPGKVFVDFSQNAAAKTTATPYTLRARAEPTASAPVTWAEIEDCRTPAELVFLAADMGGRLERYGDLLAPLTDPDRARPLPAVP; encoded by the coding sequence ATGACGCCGATCACGGAGGTGGAGGGGCGGCGCCTGGCGCTCAGCAACCTCGACAAGGTGCTGTATCCGGCCACCGGGACCACCAAGGGCGAGGTGCTCCACTACTACGCGGTCACGGCGGCCGACGCCCTGCTCGCGCATCTGCACAACCGGCCGGTGTCCTTCCTGCGCTATCCGGACGGGCCGGACGGGCAGCGGTTCTTCACCAAGAACCCGCCGCCCGGCACCCCGTCCTGGGTACGGATCGCCGAGGTGCCGCGGCATGCGGCACAGCAGAACCGGCAGGTGGTCGTACAGGATCTGGCGTCGCTGATGTGGGCCGCGAACCTGGTGGTGGAGTTCCATACACCGCAGTGGCAGGCCGATGCTCCGGGCATCGCCGACCGGATGGTGTTCGACCTCGATCCGGGGGCTCCGGCAACCGTCGTGGAGTGCTGTCGGGTGGCGCTGTGGCTGCGCGAGCGGCTGGCGGCGGACGGGTTGTCCGCATACGGGAAGACCTCGGGATCGAAGGGGCTGCATCTTCTCGTACCGCTCGAGCCCACACCCGCCGATCGGGTGTCGGCGTACGCGAAACGGCTGGCGGTGGAGGCTGAGCAGGATCATCCGGACCTGGTGGTGCACCGGATGACACGGGCGCTGCGGCCGGGAAAGGTGTTCGTCGACTTCAGTCAGAACGCGGCGGCGAAGACCACCGCCACTCCTTACACCTTGCGCGCCAGAGCCGAGCCGACCGCCTCCGCGCCCGTCACCTGGGCGGAGATCGAGGACTGCCGGACCCCCGCCGAGCTGGTCTTTCTGGCCGCCGACATGGGCGGGCGGCTGGAGCGGTACGGGGACCTGCTCGCCCCGCTGACCGATCCGGACCGGGCCCGGCCGCTGCCTGCCGTCCCCTGA